A region of Streptomyces sp. NBC_01267 DNA encodes the following proteins:
- a CDS encoding aminotransferase class IV family protein — protein MHIEIDGRPVPDESLRTPALDNYGHFTAMQVRDGRVRGLGLHLARLDSSTRELFGAGLDGERVRELIRHALDGAGVRDASTRVYVYWPDGDGTATVMVTVRPPAVMPDAPQSLMSVPYERPVPHIKHLGGFAQVYYGKAAVRAGFDNALLTGPGGVIAEGAVTNIAFWDGTSVVWPDAPALPGITMGLVEPRLPSVRRRVTLGSLSAYRAVFVSNSQGIAPVRRIDDTEFAVDTDLMRTVAGVYDSTPWDEI, from the coding sequence ATGCACATCGAGATCGACGGCCGCCCCGTCCCGGATGAGTCCCTCCGTACGCCCGCCCTGGACAACTACGGGCATTTCACGGCCATGCAGGTACGGGACGGCCGGGTGCGCGGTCTCGGCCTGCACCTCGCCCGGCTCGATTCGTCGACGCGTGAGCTGTTCGGCGCGGGGCTCGACGGCGAGCGCGTGCGGGAGTTGATCCGGCACGCTCTGGACGGCGCGGGCGTACGGGACGCCTCGACGCGGGTGTACGTGTACTGGCCCGACGGGGACGGGACGGCGACCGTGATGGTCACCGTCCGCCCGCCCGCCGTGATGCCCGACGCCCCGCAGAGCCTGATGTCCGTCCCGTACGAGCGGCCCGTGCCCCACATCAAGCATCTGGGCGGCTTCGCCCAGGTCTACTACGGCAAGGCCGCGGTGCGCGCGGGCTTCGACAACGCCCTGCTGACCGGCCCCGGCGGGGTGATCGCCGAGGGTGCGGTCACCAACATCGCCTTCTGGGACGGCACTTCGGTCGTCTGGCCGGACGCGCCCGCCCTCCCGGGGATCACCATGGGCCTGGTCGAGCCACGGCTGCCGTCTGTACGGCGCCGGGTGACCCTGGGCAGCCTGAGTGCGTACCGGGCGGTCTTCGTCTCCAACTCGCAGGGCATCGCGCCGGTGCGCAGGATCGACGACACCGAGTTCGCCGTGGACACGGATCTGATGAGGACGGTGGCCGGGGTGTACGACAGCACCCCCTGGGACGAGATCTAG
- a CDS encoding dihydrofolate reductase family protein, whose product MAKVTANMSMSLDGFVSHPTDGVDQLFQWYGNGDVPVESASPDISFRMSAPSAERMKRALEEIAVLVYGRRTFDEAGGWIGGHPMGKPVVVVTHSVPDGWPRADTPVTFVTDGIESAIAQAKATAGEKTVAVGSADLTQQCLNNGLLDELEIDLVPLLLGEGVRFLDNLAEAPRALRGPTVVEGTGVTHLSYTVH is encoded by the coding sequence ATGGCCAAGGTGACCGCCAACATGTCCATGTCGCTGGACGGGTTCGTCTCCCACCCCACCGACGGGGTCGACCAGCTCTTCCAGTGGTACGGGAACGGAGATGTCCCGGTCGAGTCCGCCAGCCCGGACATCTCCTTCCGGATGTCCGCACCGTCCGCCGAGCGGATGAAGCGCGCGCTGGAGGAGATCGCCGTGCTCGTCTACGGGCGGCGTACGTTCGACGAGGCGGGTGGCTGGATCGGCGGGCACCCCATGGGTAAGCCCGTCGTGGTCGTCACCCACAGCGTCCCGGACGGCTGGCCCCGCGCCGATACCCCCGTCACCTTCGTCACCGACGGCATCGAGAGCGCGATAGCGCAGGCCAAGGCGACCGCGGGTGAGAAGACCGTCGCGGTCGGCAGCGCCGATCTGACCCAGCAGTGCCTCAACAACGGGCTGCTGGACGAGCTGGAGATCGATCTGGTGCCGCTGCTGCTCGGTGAGGGGGTCCGGTTCCTCGACAACCTCGCCGAAGCACCGCGCGCGCTGCGGGGGCCGACGGTGGTGGAGGGTACGGGCGTGACACACCTGTCGTACACCGTGCACTGA
- a CDS encoding TetR/AcrR family transcriptional regulator, with protein sequence MNDIDEGTDTPARPRRADARRNKEALLDAAATVFVTSGVEAPVRDIAAEAGVGVGTIYRHFPTRADLIIAVYRHQVEACTEAGPALLATSATPHAALEQWINLFVDFLVTKHGLAAVLQSDNAGFETLHAYFLDRLLPVCTQLLDAAADSGEIPRDLEAYALMRGVGNLCIGAEHDPRYDARLLVELLIAGLRRPR encoded by the coding sequence GTGAACGACATTGACGAGGGCACGGACACCCCGGCCCGGCCCCGGCGGGCGGACGCCCGGCGCAACAAGGAGGCGCTGCTCGACGCGGCAGCGACGGTCTTCGTCACGTCAGGCGTGGAAGCGCCGGTACGCGACATCGCGGCGGAGGCCGGCGTCGGGGTGGGCACGATCTACCGCCACTTCCCGACGCGGGCGGACCTCATCATCGCCGTCTACCGGCACCAGGTGGAGGCCTGCACCGAGGCCGGTCCGGCTCTGCTCGCGACCAGCGCGACTCCGCACGCCGCCCTGGAGCAGTGGATCAACCTCTTCGTCGACTTCCTGGTCACCAAGCACGGACTCGCCGCCGTACTGCAGTCCGACAACGCAGGCTTCGAGACCCTGCACGCCTACTTCCTCGACCGCCTGCTGCCCGTGTGCACCCAACTGCTCGACGCCGCAGCCGATTCCGGCGAGATCCCGCGCGATCTGGAGGCCTACGCACTCATGCGCGGCGTCGGGAACCTCTGCATCGGCGCCGAACACGACCCCCGCTACGACGCACGCCTGCTGGTCGAGCTCCTCATCGCAGGACTACGCCGGCCACGGTGA
- a CDS encoding SanA/YdcF family protein — MRGPQLSKQQVKRRLTMASLRLPRLPRTRRGRRRAVQATVLGCVLALAPATWMFATTGDRIRTAADVPSADVAVVFGAGLQQGEPSPYLAHRLDAAVGLYRAGKVKVVLVTGDNSRTEYDEPDAMRAYLVKHGVPDSKVVSDFAGFDTWDSCVRAKKIFGVDRAVLISQGFHIRRALALCESAGIESYGVGVSAVHDATWYYGGAREVLAAGKAAVEATFKPDPHFLGPREKGVAQALGR, encoded by the coding sequence ATGCGCGGGCCACAGCTGTCGAAGCAGCAGGTGAAACGACGCCTGACCATGGCGTCGTTGCGGCTGCCGCGTCTTCCGAGGACGCGGCGCGGCCGACGGCGCGCCGTCCAGGCCACCGTGCTCGGATGTGTGCTGGCCCTCGCCCCCGCCACCTGGATGTTCGCCACCACCGGCGACCGGATACGCACGGCGGCCGACGTCCCGTCCGCCGATGTCGCCGTCGTCTTCGGCGCCGGACTCCAGCAGGGCGAACCGTCGCCGTACCTCGCACACCGGCTCGACGCCGCTGTCGGCCTCTACCGCGCGGGAAAGGTGAAGGTGGTCCTGGTCACCGGGGACAACAGCCGGACCGAATACGACGAACCGGACGCCATGCGCGCCTACCTGGTGAAGCACGGTGTGCCGGACAGCAAGGTGGTCAGCGACTTCGCCGGGTTCGACACCTGGGACTCCTGTGTCCGGGCGAAGAAGATCTTCGGGGTCGACCGGGCCGTCCTCATCAGCCAGGGCTTCCACATCCGCCGGGCCCTCGCGCTCTGCGAATCGGCGGGAATCGAGTCGTACGGCGTCGGGGTGTCCGCCGTGCACGACGCGACCTGGTACTACGGCGGCGCCCGGGAGGTGCTGGCCGCAGGGAAGGCGGCCGTCGAGGCCACGTTCAAGCCCGACCCGCACTTCCTCGGCCCCCGCGAGAAGGGTGTCGCGCAGGCGCTGGGACGCTGA
- a CDS encoding DUF5682 family protein has product MSSPEEALAALAGCRSPYLIGVRHHSPALAAAVPAMLTAAAPEVLLVELPEEFAPWLEHLGDPATVPPVALAGSGGGGGLVFLPFAEFSPELAAIRWAREAGVPVVPFDLPLSARESGARESEVPESEVPESEVPESEVPESEVRAEKTDGSRSGQLTAALRARAGGRPGDDLWDRLVEAVAPGAAPEALRRAALLVGWALRTDAGEVDPYDLRREENMRQRLAEHAGRRTAAVVGAFHGPALTGGTPRPALSGGTPPVDAAHAPLRTSLPDTARGADPDAVVTSLVPYAYPLLDERSGYPAGIRDPEWQRGVFLAGGEPALLDELLTATAVRVCAAVRAAGHPSGPADAREVVRVARDLATLRGLPAAGRGELVEAAQTVLTQGQLLGRGRVVAAAMERTLVGDRQGRLAPGTPRSGLAPAVEALLVELSLPGPDAPGRRELRLDALRSGPDRRREVLLRRLTACRVPYGEETRVTGAGDAVALTTRWTVTWSPATAAMLDVAGVHGVTPEQAAAGMLRRRRTAERQQGGPTAAEVLAGLSEAAHCGLPDLAAERLAETAELLPRTGTLSELLDGMALLDRIGAGHVPGLPTGWETSAVASAYEEVAAAGVRALDGLAGSTEPDDARALVSLATRATGSDGGLRLTDAVARLESDATPLIRGAAGAARVLLGQRDAGEFGRRLASRVDSASTAELRADLASFLRGVLLAAGPLLETGQALDPLAERVEALPDRPFLDRLPALRAGFDTLAPAARARLLATVEDRTGIATGTLPASVSDPVALARLALADLAGREALLTRELVVRGQTEGPTGPGGAPAATITGTPSALVPVAFGPTVFVPTAGTPTAGTPTAPVPVVHRSADALTPAERWRLLLGQGRGMTGRAGRLAAALDELYGRGRGEGARGEDGGGTGGGAEASYPDVRTWSEELSALFGPGVREEVLAAAADAGRLDAALELDPGSARPSVELLRTVLSYAGGMPEQQLSRLRPLVARLVRELTEALASRLRPALTGLAHPRPTYRPGGPLDLGRTLRANLATARRDPDSGTVTVLPERPVFRTRARKSADWRLVLVVDVSGSMEASTVWAALTASVLAGVPALSTHFVAFSTEVLDLTDQVEDPLSLLLEVSVGGGTSIARGLRHARELVTVPSRTLVVLVSDFEEGGPVGPLLGEVRALVDAGCHVLGCASLDDEGRPRYAAGVASQLVAAGMPVAALSPLELARWVGERVGGTHR; this is encoded by the coding sequence ATGAGCTCACCTGAGGAGGCACTCGCCGCGCTGGCAGGGTGCCGTTCTCCGTATCTGATCGGGGTACGGCACCACTCCCCCGCGCTGGCGGCTGCCGTGCCCGCGATGCTGACGGCCGCCGCGCCCGAGGTGCTGCTGGTGGAGCTGCCGGAGGAGTTCGCACCCTGGCTGGAACACCTCGGGGACCCGGCGACGGTCCCCCCGGTGGCTCTGGCCGGGAGCGGCGGCGGGGGCGGGCTGGTCTTCCTGCCGTTCGCGGAGTTCTCCCCGGAGCTGGCGGCCATCCGCTGGGCCAGGGAGGCGGGGGTGCCGGTGGTGCCGTTCGATCTGCCGTTGTCCGCACGGGAGTCGGGCGCACGGGAGTCGGAGGTCCCAGAGTCGGAGGTCCCAGAGTCGGAGGTCCCAGAGTCGGAGGTCCCGGAGTCGGAGGTCCGGGCCGAGAAGACCGATGGCTCCCGGAGCGGGCAGCTGACGGCCGCGCTGCGGGCGCGGGCCGGCGGGCGGCCCGGGGACGATCTGTGGGACCGCCTCGTCGAGGCCGTGGCTCCCGGCGCCGCACCGGAGGCGCTGCGTCGTGCCGCGCTACTGGTCGGCTGGGCGCTGCGTACCGACGCGGGCGAGGTGGACCCGTACGACCTGCGGCGCGAGGAGAACATGCGGCAGCGGCTGGCCGAGCACGCGGGACGCCGGACGGCCGCGGTGGTCGGCGCGTTTCACGGACCCGCGCTGACCGGCGGGACGCCCCGACCCGCGCTGAGCGGCGGGACGCCCCCTGTCGACGCTGCCCACGCTCCGCTCCGGACGTCTCTCCCCGATACCGCTCGCGGTGCGGACCCGGACGCCGTGGTGACCTCTCTGGTGCCGTACGCCTACCCGCTGCTCGACGAGCGCTCCGGTTACCCCGCGGGCATCCGGGACCCCGAGTGGCAGCGCGGAGTCTTCCTCGCCGGGGGCGAACCCGCCCTGCTGGACGAGCTGTTGACCGCGACGGCGGTCCGTGTCTGCGCTGCGGTACGGGCCGCCGGGCACCCGAGTGGACCTGCCGACGCACGGGAGGTGGTGCGCGTCGCGCGTGACCTGGCGACGCTGCGCGGGCTCCCGGCCGCCGGACGCGGTGAGCTGGTCGAGGCGGCCCAGACCGTGCTGACCCAGGGGCAGTTGCTCGGTCGTGGCCGGGTCGTCGCCGCCGCGATGGAGCGGACCCTGGTCGGCGACCGGCAGGGGCGGCTGGCCCCGGGCACGCCCCGGTCCGGGCTGGCACCCGCCGTGGAGGCGCTGCTCGTCGAGCTGTCCCTGCCCGGCCCCGATGCCCCCGGGAGACGCGAACTGCGGCTCGACGCGCTCCGCTCCGGCCCGGACCGCCGGCGCGAGGTCCTTCTGCGGCGCCTCACGGCCTGCCGGGTCCCGTACGGGGAGGAGACCCGGGTCACCGGGGCGGGCGACGCGGTCGCGCTGACCACCCGCTGGACGGTGACCTGGTCTCCGGCGACGGCCGCGATGCTCGATGTCGCGGGTGTCCACGGGGTCACGCCGGAACAGGCCGCGGCCGGAATGCTGCGCCGTCGGCGCACCGCCGAACGGCAGCAGGGCGGACCGACCGCTGCCGAGGTCCTCGCCGGGCTGTCGGAGGCGGCGCACTGCGGGCTGCCGGACCTTGCCGCGGAGCGCCTGGCCGAGACCGCCGAGCTGCTGCCCCGCACCGGTACGCTCTCCGAACTGCTGGACGGAATGGCCCTGTTGGACCGGATCGGCGCGGGCCATGTGCCGGGCCTGCCCACCGGCTGGGAGACGTCCGCGGTGGCATCGGCGTACGAAGAGGTCGCCGCGGCCGGGGTCCGGGCGCTGGACGGGCTGGCAGGTTCCACCGAGCCGGACGACGCCCGCGCACTCGTCTCGCTCGCCACCCGGGCCACCGGTTCGGACGGCGGGCTGCGCCTCACCGACGCGGTCGCCCGCCTGGAGTCGGACGCCACCCCGCTCATCCGCGGGGCCGCGGGCGCCGCACGGGTGCTGCTCGGCCAGCGGGACGCGGGCGAGTTCGGCCGACGGCTCGCGTCCCGGGTCGACAGCGCGTCCACGGCCGAACTCCGCGCGGACCTGGCGTCGTTCCTGCGCGGCGTACTGCTCGCCGCAGGGCCGCTCCTGGAGACGGGGCAGGCACTGGACCCGCTGGCCGAGCGGGTCGAGGCCCTCCCGGACCGCCCGTTCCTGGACCGGCTGCCCGCGCTGCGGGCCGGTTTCGACACCTTGGCACCGGCTGCGCGGGCCCGGCTGCTGGCGACGGTGGAGGACCGTACGGGCATCGCGACGGGCACCCTTCCCGCATCGGTCTCCGACCCGGTGGCCCTGGCGCGCCTCGCCCTGGCAGATCTGGCGGGCCGTGAAGCGCTGCTGACAAGGGAGTTGGTGGTTCGCGGGCAGACGGAGGGACCGACCGGACCGGGCGGTGCGCCTGCCGCAACGATCACAGGCACACCGTCCGCCCTCGTACCCGTCGCTTTCGGGCCCACAGTTTTCGTGCCCACCGCAGGCACACCCACCGCAGGCACACCCACCGCCCCCGTACCGGTCGTTCACCGTTCGGCGGACGCGCTGACGCCTGCTGAACGGTGGCGGCTCCTGCTGGGACAGGGGCGGGGAATGACAGGCCGTGCGGGCCGGCTGGCCGCCGCGCTCGACGAGTTGTACGGCCGGGGCCGCGGTGAAGGGGCACGCGGTGAGGACGGCGGTGGAACCGGCGGCGGCGCCGAAGCCTCGTACCCCGATGTGCGGACCTGGTCGGAGGAGCTGTCCGCGCTGTTCGGGCCCGGAGTGCGCGAAGAGGTGCTCGCCGCTGCCGCCGACGCGGGACGGCTCGACGCCGCCCTGGAACTCGATCCGGGGTCGGCCCGCCCGTCCGTGGAACTGCTGCGCACCGTCCTGTCGTACGCGGGTGGCATGCCCGAGCAGCAGCTCTCCCGGCTGCGGCCCCTGGTCGCCCGGCTCGTACGGGAGCTGACCGAGGCCCTGGCCTCCCGGTTGCGGCCCGCGCTCACGGGCCTCGCCCATCCGCGCCCCACGTACCGCCCCGGCGGTCCGCTCGACCTGGGCCGCACGCTGCGCGCGAACCTGGCGACCGCGCGCCGCGACCCGGACAGCGGGACGGTGACCGTGCTCCCGGAGCGGCCGGTCTTCCGTACCCGCGCCCGCAAGTCCGCCGACTGGCGCCTCGTCCTGGTCGTCGATGTCTCCGGGTCCATGGAGGCGTCGACGGTCTGGGCGGCGCTGACCGCGTCCGTGCTGGCCGGTGTTCCGGCGTTGAGTACCCACTTCGTCGCCTTCTCCACCGAGGTCCTCGACCTGACCGACCAGGTGGAGGACCCGCTGAGTCTGCTGCTGGAGGTCAGCGTCGGCGGTGGTACGAGCATCGCGCGCGGCCTGCGCCACGCCCGCGAGCTGGTGACCGTGCCCTCGCGCACGCTGGTGGTGCTGGTCAGCGACTTCGAGGAGGGCGGCCCCGTCGGACCGCTCCTCGGCGAGGTGCGGGCGCTGGTGGACGCGGGCTGCCATGTCCTGGGCTGCGCCTCGCTCGACGACGAGGGGCGGCCTCGCTATGCGGCAGGCGTGGCCTCCCAGTTGGTGGCGGCCGGAATGCCGGTCGCGGCGCTGAGCCCCTTGGAGCTGGCCCGCTGGGTCGGCGAGCGCGTAGGAGGTACGCACCGATGA
- a CDS encoding NADPH-dependent FMN reductase — translation MDLTTHPLNLAVIIASNRSGRFAGTVADWFLAHADRPDLTVDVVDLAETDLPTALSSEPSPDVRDVLGRISPKLGAADAFVVLTPEYNHSFPASLKSLIDWHFTEWQAKPVAFVSYGGVSGGLRAVEQLRQVFAEMHAVTVRDTVSFHHAHGHFDEDGTHKNPEAADAAAGVMLDQLVWWAHALRDAKAVRPYGG, via the coding sequence ATGGACCTCACCACACACCCCTTGAACTTGGCTGTCATCATCGCCAGCAACCGCTCGGGCCGCTTCGCGGGAACCGTCGCCGACTGGTTTCTCGCCCACGCGGACCGACCCGATCTGACCGTCGACGTCGTCGACCTGGCCGAGACCGACCTGCCGACCGCCCTCTCGTCCGAACCCTCGCCCGACGTGCGCGACGTGCTGGGCCGGATCTCCCCGAAGCTGGGAGCCGCAGACGCCTTCGTCGTCCTCACCCCCGAGTACAACCACTCCTTCCCCGCGTCCCTCAAGAGCCTCATCGACTGGCACTTCACCGAGTGGCAGGCCAAGCCGGTCGCCTTCGTCTCGTACGGCGGGGTCTCCGGCGGGCTGCGCGCGGTCGAGCAACTGCGCCAGGTATTCGCCGAGATGCACGCGGTCACCGTCCGGGACACGGTCAGCTTCCACCACGCCCACGGGCACTTCGACGAGGACGGCACGCACAAGAACCCCGAAGCCGCCGACGCGGCGGCCGGGGTGATGCTCGACCAGCTCGTCTGGTGGGCGCACGCGCTGCGGGACGCGAAGGCGGTGCGCCCGTACGGAGGCTGA
- a CDS encoding LLM class flavin-dependent oxidoreductase, which produces MTHTPRPRFGIMTPPSQVDYHDILRVWREADAIPEIEHAWLFDHLMPIGGDPGGPTYEGWTLLSALAAQTRRLRLGLLVTSNRFRPPAVLAKIATTVDIVSGGRLDFGIGVGSRPGHPLARREYEAHGLPFRDSADAVGSLAEACTIIRRLWTGTEPFDFQGTYHHLTGAFGNPKPVQRPHPPILIGGRASSTLRVVAEHADLWNIPGGDIDDVVRRSALLDRYCAEIGRDPASVTRSIFLPVSYDRPAVTRAAIGEAIDAGFSHIVLGLSAPYPSGVARWVTDEIISASA; this is translated from the coding sequence ATGACGCACACACCCCGGCCCCGTTTCGGGATCATGACCCCGCCCTCGCAGGTCGATTACCACGACATCCTGCGGGTCTGGCGCGAGGCGGACGCCATCCCGGAGATCGAGCACGCGTGGCTCTTCGATCACCTCATGCCGATCGGCGGCGACCCGGGCGGACCGACGTACGAGGGCTGGACACTGCTCTCCGCCCTCGCCGCACAGACCCGACGGCTGCGGCTCGGACTCCTCGTGACCAGCAACCGCTTCCGGCCACCCGCGGTGCTGGCCAAGATCGCCACGACCGTCGACATCGTCTCCGGCGGACGGCTCGACTTCGGCATCGGCGTGGGCTCACGCCCCGGCCACCCGCTGGCCCGGCGTGAGTACGAAGCGCACGGCCTGCCCTTCCGTGACTCCGCGGACGCCGTGGGGAGCCTCGCCGAAGCCTGCACGATCATCCGGCGGTTGTGGACCGGGACGGAACCGTTCGACTTCCAGGGCACCTACCATCACCTCACCGGAGCGTTCGGCAACCCCAAACCGGTCCAGCGCCCCCACCCGCCGATCCTCATCGGCGGACGCGCGTCCTCGACGCTGCGCGTGGTCGCCGAACACGCCGATCTGTGGAACATCCCGGGCGGCGACATCGACGACGTCGTCCGGCGCAGCGCGCTGCTGGACCGCTACTGCGCCGAGATCGGCCGCGACCCCGCCTCGGTCACCCGCTCGATCTTCCTGCCCGTCTCCTACGACCGGCCCGCCGTCACGCGGGCCGCGATCGGTGAAGCGATCGACGCGGGGTTCAGCCACATCGTCCTCGGGCTGTCGGCGCCCTACCCCTCCGGTGTCGCACGGTGGGTCACCGACGAGATCATCAGTGCGTCGGCCTGA
- a CDS encoding aldo/keto reductase, protein MQYRTLGRTGIQVSSLALGAMNFGRIGHTTQEEVTAVVDAALAGGINLIDTADVYSGGESEELVGKAIAGRRDDIVLATKAGLPMDGERSHRGSSRHWLVTALDDSLRRLGVDHIDLYQIHRWDPSTSDEETLSALTDLQRAGKIRYFGSSTFPAYRLVQSQWAARDNRLSRYVTEQPNYSILQRGIETHVLPVTEQYGLGVLAWSPLASGWLSGAIREGREITTHRSAFMPQRFDTTVPANRARLDAVEKLAGVADEAGLTLIQLALGFVTAHPAVTGAIIGPRTLDHLHSQLAAADTVLSADVLDAIDTIVAPGVDLAAHEKNDAPPALLDPSLRRR, encoded by the coding sequence ATGCAGTACCGCACCTTGGGTCGCACCGGCATACAGGTCAGCTCCCTCGCGCTCGGCGCGATGAACTTCGGCAGGATCGGGCACACCACCCAGGAAGAGGTCACCGCCGTCGTCGACGCCGCCCTGGCGGGCGGGATCAACCTCATCGACACCGCCGACGTGTACAGCGGCGGCGAGTCGGAAGAGCTGGTAGGCAAGGCCATCGCAGGCCGCCGCGACGACATCGTGCTGGCCACCAAGGCGGGTCTGCCGATGGATGGCGAGCGCAGCCATCGGGGCAGCTCGCGCCATTGGCTGGTCACCGCGCTGGACGACAGCCTGCGCCGCCTCGGTGTCGATCACATCGACCTCTACCAGATCCACCGGTGGGACCCGAGCACCAGCGACGAGGAGACGCTGTCGGCCCTGACCGACCTGCAACGCGCGGGAAAGATCCGCTACTTCGGCTCCTCGACCTTCCCCGCGTACCGCCTCGTGCAGTCGCAGTGGGCCGCCCGGGACAACCGCCTGAGCCGTTACGTCACCGAGCAGCCCAACTACTCGATCCTGCAGCGCGGGATCGAGACCCATGTCCTGCCCGTGACCGAGCAGTACGGGCTCGGTGTACTGGCGTGGAGCCCGCTGGCCTCCGGCTGGCTGTCGGGTGCGATCCGCGAGGGCCGGGAAATCACCACCCATCGCTCCGCGTTCATGCCGCAGCGCTTCGACACCACCGTCCCGGCCAACCGGGCCAGGCTCGACGCGGTCGAGAAACTGGCCGGGGTCGCCGACGAGGCCGGTCTGACGCTGATCCAGCTCGCGCTCGGCTTCGTGACCGCGCACCCCGCTGTGACGGGCGCGATCATCGGCCCCCGCACCCTGGACCATCTGCACTCGCAGCTCGCCGCCGCCGACACCGTGCTCTCAGCCGACGTGCTCGACGCGATCGACACGATCGTTGCCCCTGGCGTCGACCTGGCCGCGCACGAGAAGAACGACGCTCCGCCCGCGCTGCTCGACCCCTCGCTGCGGCGCCGCTGA
- a CDS encoding ATP-binding protein has protein sequence MTETTAGTMTGSGRQLELAEERYARELEFLAVYDGGPRPPGWRLTPRAVVLFVCGSDGEALRTAEGERLCVSRKFVGDRALVERCVVTLAGERGLLLVGEPGTAKSMLSELLSAAVCGTSTLTVQGTAGTTEDQLRYGWNYAMLLAKGPSREALVPSPVLTAMTRGAVVRIEEVTRCLPEVQDSLVSLLSERRMSVPELAGDEGGDGTVHAVPGFTLIATANLRDKGVSEMSAALKRRFNFETVGPIDDLDAETALVRSQATAALARGGAPFGVDDTVLEALVTAFRDLRTGRSAEGWEIERPSTVLSTAEAVQVAAAMGIGAAYLGGGRDVVRTLPGHLLGTVRKDDPADHARLLGYWDGPVRRRAEAGAPLWRTLWELRDELT, from the coding sequence ATGACGGAGACGACGGCCGGGACGATGACGGGGTCCGGCAGGCAGCTCGAACTGGCCGAGGAGCGCTACGCACGGGAACTGGAGTTCCTCGCGGTGTACGACGGCGGCCCGCGGCCACCGGGCTGGCGGCTCACGCCGCGCGCGGTGGTGCTGTTCGTCTGCGGTTCCGACGGCGAGGCCCTGCGCACGGCGGAGGGTGAACGGCTCTGCGTGTCCCGGAAGTTCGTGGGCGACCGGGCCCTGGTGGAGCGGTGCGTGGTAACGCTGGCGGGTGAGCGGGGCCTGCTGCTGGTGGGTGAACCCGGCACCGCCAAGTCGATGCTCTCCGAGCTGCTGTCCGCCGCCGTGTGCGGCACCAGCACCCTCACCGTCCAGGGCACGGCGGGCACCACGGAGGACCAGCTGCGCTACGGCTGGAACTACGCGATGCTGCTGGCCAAGGGCCCCAGTCGGGAGGCGCTGGTGCCCTCCCCCGTGCTGACGGCCATGACGCGCGGCGCCGTGGTCCGGATCGAGGAGGTCACCCGCTGTCTGCCCGAGGTGCAGGACTCGCTGGTCTCCCTGCTCTCGGAGCGCCGGATGTCGGTCCCGGAGCTGGCTGGTGACGAGGGCGGCGACGGCACGGTGCATGCGGTGCCTGGCTTCACCCTGATCGCCACGGCCAACCTCCGGGACAAGGGCGTCTCCGAGATGTCGGCGGCCCTCAAACGGCGCTTCAACTTCGAGACGGTCGGCCCGATCGACGATCTCGACGCGGAGACGGCGCTCGTACGGAGCCAGGCGACGGCGGCGCTGGCGCGTGGCGGCGCCCCGTTCGGAGTCGACGACACGGTGCTCGAAGCGCTGGTCACCGCCTTCCGGGATCTGCGCACCGGGCGCAGCGCCGAGGGCTGGGAGATCGAGCGCCCGTCCACGGTCCTGTCGACGGCCGAAGCGGTGCAGGTCGCCGCGGCGATGGGGATAGGTGCCGCCTATCTCGGTGGCGGGCGCGATGTCGTACGGACCCTGCCGGGTCATCTGCTCGGCACGGTCCGCAAGGACGATCCGGCCGACCACGCCCGGCTGCTCGGCTACTGGGACGGCCCGGTCCGTCGGCGTGCGGAGGCCGGCGCTCCGCTGTGGCGCACCTTGTGGGAGCTGCGTGATGAGCTCACCTGA